Below is a genomic region from Belonocnema kinseyi isolate 2016_QV_RU_SX_M_011 chromosome 4, B_treatae_v1, whole genome shotgun sequence.
gactttaaaaagtgtaaaaaactcgtttttcaaaaagaaaagtagtaaaaaattaattttaactatagCACTATATCATATTTCTgtggataataataattttttctttaaggaaTAACTTGgtcgcatttttcaaaataaacgttTGTCTTATCAGCAGTgaatgaaactttcaaattatcaACCATGATACAGCTTTCAGAAACCTAATATTGATTATGTTTTATCAGAGACGAGAGTATTCTCTTAAACAGCACATTAAGAAttgagataaattattttaaatcaattgctTTGTATGTTGTATTTTAAGAATTATACGTGCTTCAAGCCAATAGTTATACCAAcaaatggtttttaatttttttatattatttttattttaagtttgtaattgataaaaacatgaatcatacaaataatataaataattaaattactagattatcaaaataaattaaaacttttcataaaataaaagccaataatttagatttatattttcttctatttataaccttaataaaatatatttactacaatgatacattttttgtgattgcCGAAAAATTGGGTACCTGAGGTCCCATGCAGTTAGGGCAATTCCATcgattaatgcatttttctaaTGATACAAGAGCAAAATTGggtaaagtttctaaattttaaaacgcTTCGTTTAGTAATGATAAATAAATGAGCATGTACAATTTGGTGTGATTCACCtgttacaaaataaaactttatataattatattcaccattttttgtatttgagaTTCGCAGATATACTCTAAATTGCGttgaaaaagataatatttgaaaagtagATTTAATATATTAGAGATGAGGCTTCAAAAAAGAAATATCGATGCCTatttaaaatacactcaaaacTTGTTAATTTTACACCTTAATAtactatatataataatatttaattctacAGCTTATTTAATCTATCGTCAGAATAAAACAATTGAGCTCCTTATAGTATTTTCTATACTTCTAAAGACACCATCGCATAATCTATTACACCAAACGTCGTTTTTAGAGGTCATGTTTATAAAtatcagtttcaaaattaaaattcatttttggagaGCAGTTACTAACAGTATCATCTTTGTGATAAATCATTGTATCAGTGACAAAAGCATTAGGAAGTTCAAATATCCCTGGTACCACTGGTCTATCAAGTGGAAAACCAAGAGGTTTTCCGTCNNNNNNNNNNNNNNNNNNNNNNNNNNNNNNNNNNNNNNNNNNNNNNNNNNNNNNNNNNNNNNNNNNNNNNNNNNNNNNNNNNNNNNNNNNNNNNNNNNNNGAATTTTAAGAattgttccaaattttatttacattaaaattttaatctttctttaatatttcaCATTTAAGCCGAATTTATTTAATAGCCGGATATATCGAAATATTAAGCTTAGATACTTCGGGCTGAACAGTTTTATTGCtggaattgaattttcagttccaattttcaatttgaaaatgtacgTATGCTTGCCCTTGACTGCCATATGGACACAATTCTTTTATAGTTATGAAAAATCCGTGATCAATCTTGCACTGCAAACTAAAacgattaaactttttaaaaaactacaaccACGTATAAGAACaatatgaacaattattattttgtaagagaaagaatttttttcgctTTCTTTAGCAATAATACTCTAATTCACGTAATAATCGTGTTTACAGTCAGTGGTTGAGGATTTCCTCAATCGGTATGAACAAGGCCTTCTTCGACCGGATATGTTATATTCTGCATACAACGAGGCTCAACTCGATAATATGCTAGCTCTCTACAATGTATTATAATTATGCTAAAGACTTTTCAACATTCTATAAGACAGCCAGCTGGGCACGTCTTCATGTCAACAATCTCATGTTTCTTGATGCTCTTCTAACAGCCTTAATTTACCGATGAGATACAAAATATACCAGGTATCCGATGCCATACGaaatttatcctaaattatttGTCGACTCTAAGATCATCCAGGATGCGCAACGGAAACAAATAGCAGCAGGTACATTTTTCGTCCAttctatgaaattatttaaatctcctCCTTTCAATCATTGTTTGATTTCAATTTGTAGGAATTAATGACGACATCAACAACAATTTTGTCCTGATACACTCAAATGACACTGATGCGTGTTCCTCAGAGAACAATTCTAACTCTGAATACAAGTTGTCATACTATTTTGAAGATATTGGCTTAAACGCCTTCTATTTCTACTTTCGTATTTCTAATCCATTCTGGATATCAGCAAACAGCTACAACATGTCGAAAatagtagatttaaaaattcgaggagaatacttcttttttgtaaaccaaaaattgatGGCTCACTACCACCTTGAACGTTTGTCCAGCCGAATGAGTGAACTAAAACAATTAAACTGGAAAACAGATTTTCCTGGATTTTACTCAAATCTGAACTTGCCGAACGGTGTCCCATTGCCTCAACGCAATGAATCCTTCACTCTGCCTATGTCTAAGATGTCAAACCTACAGGTTAGTTAAAATTACGTTTAGTAATATTATTGTGTATATTATCAGAATTCTctctatttcaattttattattttaatttcctcaCGCCTGGATCTATTGGAAAATTCTTGCAGAAAATATCCGAGATTGAATCACGACTGACTGAAGCAATTGACTCTGggtattttgttgacaaagttGGCAACAAGATTAGTATCTTCGATGATGATGGTATAACAAATCTTGGTACAATCCTCNNNNNNNNNNNNNNNNNNNNNNNNNNNNNNNNNNNNNNNNNNNNNNNNNNNNNNNNNNNNNNNNNNNNNNNNNNNNNNNNNNNNNNNNNNNNNNNNNNNNATActattttgcaaacattttctactatttcgatttttttcgttACAGAGCATTGCATACAACGTTCATATTCAAAgaaacaaaacataaactttaacacaacggttcaattttcaacaaaatgtttatttaaaaccaCATAGTTCAATTTCACACAAAAGAGATATaacttttgtaacaaatttgttgaatttataacgaaaaaaaattaatttgtcacaaaaaatagtatagttaaatttcaagcttaaaacacgaattaaaaaaaaagcaactattttttagcaaaatagttgaattcttaagcaaactactttcaacttataaaataattttttgacaaactagTTTAAATTGCCAcaacaaaacaataataatagATTCAATACATTCACGATgatttattatgattaaaaagagATATCTCGGCTTTCAATCCTGTACAGTATTACGAATTTTTCCAAAGTTTTGTGAACATTGTTGTTGACTGAATTAGGGTTAACCTGAAACTGAAGTATCGGGTTATTTTTTTCTTACGTTCACTctttacgatgcctgtgattaaCCAGAAGGCTCCACAGTGCAGACTGTTCGCACTTGATAGTctaattacgtttttttaaatatggcatCAAATTCGACCAGTCTCCACAAAGGTATGCTTTGGCCAATCGCAGACGTCGTAGAGAATATAGATAAGAGCAATATAACCTGATActtcagtttcaggttagccctcACGAAGTTTTGTATatgattggaacccgaaatatctgtttttcataataaagaattatttaagtttgcattaaaaaaaagtaattttgaacaaaaaaaaacacatactTTCCACAAAAGcgttattttttgaacaaaaaggataGGTCTGCAACtaatcaaatagattttttttacaagtcGTTTGAActcttaccaaaatttaaaattgggaaaaaaacatattagtttttaaccaacaacataaaataaaataaaatcagataaattttagaccaaattaATAAACTTTCCACTAgaagtaatattaataataaaagaataataaaaaaatcgatggtcaacgaaaaaaggacaaattttcataagatactaaattttcaaacagaatgcAGTTAAGCaaagagattgatttttaattaataaagtgaatttttctcaaaattcttcatttttcaaccatgaagttgaatttacaataaaaaataataataccttataaaaatacaaaatcacagcaaacatataattttcaatcaaattgttgaattattaagtaaaacgatcaattttcaacaaataatgaaatagttcgattttcggtttcaaaaaatgattcatagcaaaaggaacaaatttttaacaaagcagttNNNNNNNNNNNNNNNNNNNNNNNNNNNNNNNNNNNNNNNNNNNNNNNNNNNNNNNNNNNNNNNNNNNNNNNNNNNNNNNNNNNNNNNNNNNNNNNNNNNNtcaaccaaaaatgaaatacagtgaaactgtGAGATAGGGCCCCATGATATATTTCTTCCGAGTACTGACGCAACGCCGCAAGTAGAAGTAAAAGGAGCTGCGAGGGATGAGCAATGTTCGCTcggacgtgaacaaacaaaagcgttttctacgaaacggcactCTATCTGAATAATTCCGCACCTCCTTCCGCCCCAATACCGGCCCCGTCTCAGAGTTTCACGGCaagtacatttttagtaaaaaataaatcttcaataaaagaaaacagaaaagttttcaaaaaaaggtaaaaatgtttaattaagaatGGAATTACTGACTATAATcctgaatctttaactaaaaatatgatattttaacaaggtacgattttctacaaaaaagtaaatcttcaatacaaaaatgtgaacttttaacaaaaaagtttatcttaaactgcaacagattaattttcaaacacaaaactgcatttaaccaaaaacgattaaatttgtacaaaatgaGTTTAATGTCAAAACCAGAAAAAggacagaaattttaaaaaatttgataaattttcaagttgaagAGAGAAATATACTTTAATACTTGTAAAGTAGCAGGTCTAAGAACttgtaattattctttaaaatgaagCTCGTATACTATTACAAACTTCTTGATTTCGCACTGCACACTTTCAGGCCGTAAAGGAATGATGCTCGCCATGGATAACTTTCTGCCTCCATTgaatttctaattcctctatggtttctgccctgatattcaaagcCCCATCTAAGGAccaatttaagggcgtgtattcaagatccgcttcaCAGATTGTACAGTAAAGCGCAACGTTTCGTTTGCTGTTCAAATAGTcacgcaactgtataacttgtgactcacacagtttttcgacatctacaacgcccctaacCCCTAAATGTCGTAGTAggactaccctttcaatcgctatATATCTTTGGTACATTCGGTGGTTCGTCATTTCTACgtgaataattctttttaatttttcaaggtcggtttgagaccattttatgagcccgaaggagtacgtgaggacagggatggcattttagttgatcgccctgattttgtttgtcgagttgagaaaactcttcataattcaTCTGAGTCTCGTAGTTCTCTAATTCCCATCTGAttgaatgcactgttctacatttatctagtccgaactccatgtggatatcattggaaaactgctttgtgacatcgatcacttgctgcagtttctggcctgaaNNNNNNNNNNNNNNNNNNNNNNNNNNNNNNNNNNNNNNNNNNNNNNNNNNNNNNNNNNNNNNNNNNNNNNNNNNNNNNNNNNNNNNNNNNNNNNNNNNNNTAACTCGAAGGCAAAATgtgagttttataataaaataaagcaaaaaaaagtcaaattttaatgttttcgaaaaattagaattttttatggagaattccTTCTTCACGCCTCTTTCTCTTTCCTTCCCTTCTTCACAATGTGACCCAACATCCCCTTCactcatgctactgcccttttgtcccccctttcttGCAAAAATACcaccatgcttatctcactcctctCCACCTATTAACACTCCTGCAACCAGTGCTTCTCTTCTGCACCCCCCTTACGCACAATTCACGCATTCTCTTCtgtctagaaagccagaacctatcaTAATCCTCCATCCatccgcatctcattctcgctataagttgcCCCCGTCGTTTActtaactgcaacccagtccctcaatgatggggtaaagcccaggctttgtccaatatgtggggcacactgctctcatcagattacTTTatagcattataaaaatgcgtccgtgactgatgatatatactgggacagccccgtgttaaataatcaaaaataaaatccaactctaaccaaaaatgccttcgatatgTTGGCCAGTAACCTTCTTAagtctgtgaaaaaaattaattgtttaatataataattttttttaaataataaaaatcgaggacgtttaataataatttaatcgaGGACTGCCAAGGTTGAAGCTCTGACATACGTTGATGTACAATAAAAAAAGGACTTGCTATTTCACATCCTTATTTTTGGAAAACAGTAGTTGGAATATCATAAAAACGAAGGGTTTTTGGTTTGTTCGATCACTATACTGGAAGATTTTCTTTCCCTCTAGTTTTCTTCTGGGATGgctcaaatttaatcttttaatatgtAGTATTACGATGAAAATAAGGTTTGCTTTATTCTATAGTAAACCAGGGTTGAGTGGCACTGTGCTTATTTATACACTGTTATATAGTGTACTTGGGACTGCGTGTGAACTTAATCCATTTGACATAAAGCAAGTTTTACACTTAAATTCGAAAAATCTCGCAGGGAAGAAATATGtggtttttagagaaaaaaaggcGATTAGTATTTTTCAGATTTgactgacattttttttctaggAAGTTATGCATATTTGAATCTTGTGTTTTATTCTTTTATCTCAAGTTTCTTTATTGAAACTGCACAACTTTTAACCTTGTAGCTTTGTAGCTGGATTACCCGACGAGATACccgccggtattgaagccggagGCGGAcaagtttaccgtgacgtttttagccgcaTCCACGTCGGACTCTCCAACAGCGCCCGGATTAAACTTCAGCTATCTGGCTGGGACGTGCCTCTTGCCCTGATATAATTCGTATACGggaactaattgaaaattttattatttgttaaaaagtatttttttaacgcGAAACTTTCTCTAACAGGTTTGGTAAGGAATAATTCTCCtcggaaaaaattcatctttttggttgaaaattaaacaacttggtAGACTGttgaattcttttcttaaaaatatttttttgttaaaaatgttgatttttagtgtgaaaaattgatttctttaccttaaaattggacaatttggttaaaaattgtccgatttcatcaaaattaaatattttagctgGAAACCGAATTATTACACTTTGAGATCAAACTTTAagtattctaattgaaaatagacatttttcgttagaaaatttaactattttgtcagaaatGTGATCATTTATGTTTAGAAtgcaaatttgttgtaaaaatgcaATACACTTATTTGTCTGACAGAAGAACAGCTTTTGATATACAGGTTCTACAAACATCTACAAAATGACTAGACGTAcgttaaaatttgttcatttatttattgaaataataaataaataaaaactgtttgagATTGGCTTCCTTAGGAGGCCATTATTGCTACCATAATCAAGAAACAAGTTTTGAACTTTTAGAAACAATTCCCGTTGCTACTCTTAAACATTTGTATGAAATTGAgcactatgaaataaaaaattttaaggagtgttttaattttttataagacaatTTGAACATCTCTTGGAAGCAGCGTTTATGCAAGTTTAATAGAATAAGTCGATCTGTCTATGAATTTACTTATGAGGAAAGCCAGATATGTAGAGAATCTGTTATGGAATTgcccatttaaaaataaaatattttttttcgtgaaactaATAACCGTTTTGGGCCCAAAAACTTTCNNNNNNNNNNNNNNNNNNNNNNNNNNNNNNNNNNNNNNNNNNNNNNNNNNNNNNNNNNNNNNNNNNNNNNNNNNNNNNNNNNNNNNNNNNNNNNNNNNNNTAACAAAATGTCAACCAATATAAGCATTTTAGCATACTCTGAAATTTTAGATAGGGTGATCTCATCTCTTTTCATTGATTTCCATTTATatctatataaaaatattttatttctatttatatttatgcatattcAGTCTTGAAGATTCGTTGTCATTGAAATAATGACTTTGATTATCTATTCTTCACGTCGCATCACATCACGTTCCATAGCATACAATTACTTACATATTCCATTAAATCTTTTACATAGTATTGGCTTTGTTCTCTGCAACATGTCTATTAatcccaaaaaaattttgaagctacTAACAATAGCATTCGGCCAAACTCAATATGATTGTAAATCTTCCATAACTGAAAAGGAAAGAGCTTCCAGTGTGCAACTAAAAGTTCTTATAAAGAATTCAATTGATGATTCTCCGTTTGTTGTAAATTATGAAATGAAGATTCAGAAATCGATGAAGAATTCAAAAACCAAGCGGTGGAATATTGGATGTCGGGgaataaacgtaaattaaaatttgtttttgtccaAGTAAGGTTCAAGCCATTAAAATCAAAGCGGCAACTATATCGTTGGGAAAAGAAGATTCTCAACGAAGGCACGAGATTGAAAAAGTTGATGAAATTTCTGAATATGCATTCAATCAATTCAAAGAAGATGTTCAAAAATCAATCGCAGTTCATGATTTGTCACGCAAAGGTCAATTATTGATAGAGACCACTTGAAAAAAGATGCCAATGTAATCATGCAAAAAGGGGAATATGGAATTTCGTTGGTTGAAAAGAGAATGTCGTGGAATCTGCTCAGTCTGGTTTTAATTTGGAAATGCACGCAGGACGCACGCTTTCGTTTAAAAGACAATGAAAAGTTGAAGCATTGAGACATTCAATTAATTCCGTGACTCACTGCTACagaatacaatatttaatttgtgCAAGTGCTGTTTTGTTATCACCCTCACTTACggtttttcaagagaaaaaaaggaaatttggaccacgtttgcaaaaaaatatagtgACAAGCAGAGATAGAGAAAAGGAAGCGTTACCCTGGAAGCGTTACCATTACACCAGGCCTGTTCCCTTtccgaaattttctctaaataaaCTTTTCATACGGTTATTATATgctaattacaatttaaaactaatataaaattagaaattgagaaaaaacttTTGCTCAATTCAGAATTTCGGAGATATTGGGATTTTTGCGAtattcgaatattttagaaaccacaaccattttttcacataaaagcaAAATGATCATATGTTTCGGTGCTTTAAGGTGAAGGAATTTCAGGTTTAATATATTTAACTCCTTCCATAAAAAGTGTCCATTTCACCCTCtgtaaaaaacatgttttatgtgcatatttaaaaattcctgaatgcATACAAACTGCATACAAGGATGCAGAATCTAGCGCCCGAGCCTAATGCGAGGACAGTAAAACTGCATTCGAGTAAAATAACTTAACTTTCTTgttatttaagataatttatctgaaataggtGAAATAAGCACGAATTTATATGCTCAAGGAGTAGATTCTTTCACCTTTCTTTCACTTCTCAATCACATGTTCCTCCTTACTGTCTCTACGTGCCGATTATC
It encodes:
- the LOC117170813 gene encoding pseudohemocyanin-2-like, producing MPYEIYPKLFVDSKIIQDAQRKQIAAGINDDINNNFVLIHSNDTDACSSENNSNSEYKLSYYFEDIGLNAFYFYFRISNPFWISANSYNMSKIVDLKIRGEYFFFVNQKLMAHYHLERLSSRMSELKQLNWKTDFPGFYSNLNLPNGVPLPQRNESFTLPMSKMSNLQKISEIESRLTEAIDSGYFVDKVGNKISIFDDDGITNLGTIL